AACCTTAAAATTCTTTGTTTGATCCAAAGGTTGGCTTTTCCTAGACTATAGATACAAGTCATGAATAGTAAGTAAGATTTTTATTCTACATATCTCTATTGCTCTGTTGTGTTCGGTGATAAATGCCCCCAGTGATAAATTACTTTGACCTTCATACCATTTGGATTTCATGTCATGAGGTCTTATCTAAAATTTAGTGCCATCTGTGGAAGCTTGAatatcatttttaaaggaagcaGAATTGAGCCTATATTTCAGTCATGTGGACCTTTCCTTACCTTTACTCCTGTCACTAAGCCATCTTAAATGgacaaaagtaaataaactaGCAGAAATTTAAATATCACCTCTCTGGTTATTGAATAACTAATCAGAAAACTAGGCTTTTTGATTGCTGAAAAACTGACATATCTAGAATTTAATACATTTGGAATAAAACTGACTAATTGATAGAAGTTTCTTTAGCCTTGAAATAACATGCTCGTTAGTTTATTGTTGTATAAAATAAGAGATTGGCTATGTAACTGTTTTTATTGGATGGAAAACAATGATTGCTCAGGTCTTACAAACATGTGCTAATCAACAAAGTATTAGTGAGATAAGAATGTATTGTCCTTACtagcttctgaaaaaaagagaattgcCAATTGCCTGCATTGTGGCCTGAACATTCAGAGCAGCAACTGCATTCTGAAAGCATTGTCTGTGCCAAGACACTTGATAATGAAGGTGGTAGCTTTCAATGTGCTCATGGGGTTCAGCATCTCTCTGTCTCTATGACAGCTGTGATGACTCAGAATATTAACCAAATCAGTTTAAATACCTCTTTAGCTAAACAGTTGCTTTTCAGATCTTTAGAATCTTTTTGCCATTCTTTTCTATCctttacaaaattaaaaacacatatttgTACTAGAACAAGCTTGAAAAAAACCAGTGCCTGCAAGTTTTAAACAATTGTTTTAGCACTGTAATTTTTAGGCAGTTGATGAAAGTAATTGTTTTAGATCTAGTCATATAAGTGTAAAATTATGAATGTCTGCCCTATTAATCAAGTTGCTTTTGAATTGCAAAGAGATTTTGAGGTAGGAGTTTACTCAGTGAGACATAATCATTTCTCCAGCTCAATACAGAGCTGTCCCATTATTCATGTATTCTTTTGAATAAGAATTCACACTGTAATTCTAAGCACTTGTGATAATTATAAAggagttttttcttcttttttcccctttatttatttatttatttatttattcatcttaaACAACTGgcactttaaaagaaaattgaataTTATTATCACATTAAATTCCAGTCTGGGCACTTGCATTTTGCTTGGCAAATTTTACCATTTGCTTCCATGACTGTGTTGATGTACAGCTGTGCGTTGTTAAACTGCTGTTGTGTGTGCCACAagttctgtgtatttctttatttatgaaCGTTGCCAGTTATGACTGCCTAAGAAAGAATTTGCTGTGCAGATGATTTTGTGTACATTAAAAATGGGATCGGTTTACACTTATCCAGATAAAGTCTGAGGAAATCAGTAATTGGAACATGAACAGTGGAAACatgaacaaattaaaatactaCAATAAACATATCTATATGCATATAGATAATTGTAATTGCAAGTATCATTTTATCCCTTTTGGATATGGTTGAAATCAGAccttttctgcagtttgtgttATCTAATCTCTTACATTGAATTATCATTTACATAGTGCCTATTTTCTACTAAGTACATCTTGTGTGTATATACACTTACATAGAGGTAAATACCTATTATGACTGTGctaattttgttattttatgatGCTTTACttgtgttttcaaaagaaaactttgATAACAGGGCATGACTAAGTACAAAATGAATGGAGATGCTTTGGATTTAGGACAGCAGACAGTTTAACTCAGCTAATGCCTGCTTATAGCTAGAAAGCTTTTCTGGGCATCTGCAGCCACCACATCACTTGCGAGGAATGTGGAGAGTAGGTGGACAAGAACCTGACTGACTGCCTTGCACTTTCTACTGGGACCTACTTGTTGAAACTTATTGGTACCTTTTGCTCTCAGGTAGTCACTGAAAGTAATGTGATTTCCTTTGGGAAAACATCTTCCCCAGGCAGTCAATAGAGAAATATGGATCTGTTCTTAAAATTCCAGATGCATCTTCATGCTCTGTACACTGTATATGGAATCAGTAGCCACTTAGTGTGGTATGTGAATATTTTGATCTGATGTcctcttttgttctctgtttttaGAGCAGTACAGAGAAATAGAAGCAAAATATCCAGTCATTTATCATTAGTTGAAAATGAgatccaaaaggaaaaggttttaCTAAGGGTATAAGCCATCCCAGCTACATTTTTGTTCATGGATACCACGTGATGTCATGTGGTTTTGAATTTAATAATATCTTTATTTGTAGCTACATGTAGCTTACATATCTACTTATCAATGAAATGCTACTAAGTGAGGAAATCAGACAGTAAAGTTTATTCTTGTTACACAAGTAATTTACAGAATTTCAAACACCAAGAAAATGGCACTAATAGTTGCAGACAGACCTCACACAAGCTTGCCTCAAAATTATTGATGATCCTGGTGCTGTACAATGTGGCTTTTTGTAAGGTTTGCAATGAAAAGTGgcaaagcaacaggaaaactGTGATGAATGGTTTCAGTGAGTAATGCAGCCCAGAGGTACTTAGCAATTGCTGTCATGGATTAGGCGGCATTTCAAAACTTTAAGATAGTTGTCGATTTTGTGGGAATCTCTGCGGAAGCAATGCAACAGGTTGTAAAAAGCAAAGAGTCTGGAGTCCTCATCAGCAAGTTGCAGGGATGGAAGGCCGTCCCACTGAGAGTAAATTTCATTTCCACCATCGCCAGAATGAACCTAGAGAGACATAATCATACTGTAAGAGATGATAATCAATCTGACTGGGTGTAGCACAGAGAATTAAGAAATATTGGCCTTGAGGGGCACTAGTTAGTAGTGTACAGCTTGTAAAGTATTTCTTGTTATGGCTCCCTTTGTTCTGTATAGTGTTCTATATATCCTCAAGCAGATTTTGATTGAATTTCCACCAgatatttcaatttatttccttaaaatttGTAAGCTTAGCTGTCAATGTTCTTAGATCTAGTGTGTTAGAAATATCTAATGGAACTAGACTTTGCAGATAAATCAAATGTTACTTTGTGCATGGATGCATTAATGGCATCTCTTTTTGGCTTCCTCCACATTAAAGTCACTGTAAGCACTTGTTTTTAGAACTTCTTTGTGTCTCCAGCTTTGCCACAGTGCATTTCTTAGGTGATCTCTCACATACATGCAGCCTTATAGACCATACTACCAGGAAAATCTCTTATTTTTGTATGccactaaagaaaaaacagaaaggcaatAAAAGCTGTGACTGATACAATGACCTCTAATGCTAGAAAGCTACATGCAGGAACTTGTGGAATGAGCTAGAATCCAAGGTGAAGATTGGTTGAAGTCTCCTCTTTTGCAAGAAGCAATAATACATTTTCTCACATCATAGAAATCTACCCTTTATAGTAGGAATGAATCCTGTGCCTAGTGGTACTGGCGtatctttcttattttacataaaCTATATTTTGTGAATGCACACAGAGGAATAACTGCAAAGCTTCTTTCACTTAGTTTAAccaaatgggaaaaacaaacaaacaaacaaacaaacaaaacagatcttCAATCACTCAAAAAGATGGTTTGATGCTAATGAATTTTCTAATCTTGTCTTCTACCTCCTTCTACAGAAGGGGGTTCCCTTCAGTAAATAACGTGAAAGAGTAGGTGGTGACAGTATAACTGTAGCAGCACTTGTCTTCTACTGTTATCTTGGATCCTCACCTTTTTATACCTGGATATGGAATAGAGATGTACTTGATTACATTGATAAATGCATTTGTGGCCTGAATGGGATAAGGTTTCTGAGTAAACAGACaccaaaatgaaacagagaaacaatGTGTAACCCAGCAGAAGATGGTAGATACAGAGATGGTGGTGCCCTTTATGCTACTGGCCTGCTCTAAAGCAAAATCCAGCAAAATCAGAACTACCTATTAACATATAGCTCACTGACAGAATGATATGTAGGGACTACTGAAGGcccctttaaaaataaacaggctAGAGCTGATTTTATTCAAGAAGGCTTTTTGATCAACTGCTGATAATAAGGGGTATGGGTTTTATCAAACAGGCTTGTTTTCAAAGTCTCCAAGCATGGGGGGAGCCAACTCAGACTTATAGTTCCAAAGAACTGGTGTGGTGGgactacagaaacaaaagatacTTTGTTATGTACAACCATAGTAGGCCAAACTCCCAGAACAGTTATAAAGAcagtatttatttccaaaaactATAATCAATACCTACATGTATATAGACTTATAAGCTTATGAATACCTATAAATATGTGGATGTGAATTAAAACCAACACATCGTACACAAatttgaaaatttaaaatgcCCAAAGATTGAATTAAGGTTTCCTATTCTGATGATTACACCTTCTCTGGAAACAGGACTGAGAGTATGTTGTGTTACGCTGTACAAGTCACATCATGTCTTTTTAGAAATCACAAGGGAGCAGAAAAAGCTATAGCTGAATCTGAGAACTTTTCAGCTGTCTtatctccctttttttccccctccttatctactgctttctttcctcttccaagaAGAGGGATTCAGAAACTGCACATGGCTTCTTTGCACCAATAGGCTGGAAGGACTGTAAGGATAATGCTTACCCGCCCAACTATTTTCTCCATTCCTTCTAGAAGCCTCTTGTTTTGCTCCTCAATCTCTACAGCCTTCCAGAGGATGGTATCTGGAGCTTCTTTGATTCTTTGCACTTCAGAGGCCAGATGGATCAGAGGATCATTCCAGGAACGCAGCACTCCAAGTACTAAATTCAGTAGGTCCTCGTGCTGGTCatccacattaaaaaaaggtAGTTAAAATAGGAAGGCTGTATTCTGGCAGCAATAGGAAGCAATTAAAGCAATGTCCTCCAATGCAGAAATTTAAGCCCTATCTTAGACATCTCTTAGCGATttttgatatttgtttttcttgtatgcAATATTAGCACAGTTATAGTAATTTTGTGGAAAATATCTATGAACCTTCTCCATTTTACAAGCTAGTAGGCAGAACTGTATTTCATCtgtctgccaaaaaaaaaaaaaaaaagtgaaaaatttaatctgattttaatgaacattttatgatcccatgattttttttaaatttatttatttaagtttagtatggaatggaaaatggaaattattgTTAACCACTAAATAGCTTTTATTACTTCTGCATAACTCATCTGCCTCCCCCTTTGAACAATGGTGCTTCTAGCAATAGCTCTCTGATTTTGAAAATTGTTCTTTCTTGTGGGCAAATGAAAATTCATAAAGCTTATGGTTATGGTAATGTTCAACCAATTCTTCTTTGCTAGATACTCTGCATCTGAACACAACCAGACTTTTCATATACCCAGATGGTTATAATGGCACTGCAAGGCTGACTATTACTGTGAAACTGATAAAAATTTCTCCCTGACACATTCACGTTTATACACCTgtgcctcctttttttttttttttttttttttccttttcttttttctccaggGTATTTTCAAGTTTTATCTGTGAGCATAGGCTGAACAAGACTATCTTCATTTTTGCTTAAGTTTGTCATTATTAAATTGATGTATGTACAGGTTTCTCTTTGCAACTAGTTTGCAGTATTTTACTCTAGGGTCTTCGTATTTCATTGATGATGTGACTATTTTTGCCTTCTGGTAACTGCGAAACTATATATGTAGCATTTTCTAGGTAATATCACCGTCCTCAGTTCCtttaaagcatttctctttGCCTACATACAGTGTTCACTATATAGCcagtgtatttttaagtttGTTATAGTTGTCTATAACATATTTTAAGACAATGTTCAGAGCTTGTAGAGTTCTGAATACTATACAAGGAAACTAACAGGCTTTGCTTCATGAGGTTAGGTTGTAATTGGAAGTAAGATGCAATGTCTGGAAGCAAcatagagaaaaagagaaatgagtcACTGATATTATATATTCTGCACAGTCTGAAACTTAGTatctgaaaatgtcttttggtgctttcctctttctggcttttttttttttttttaaaatcattctaAACAATCtgatttccttctgtctctgtCTGTCCCCTCTagtctttctcctccctcttttttttttccccccacattcTATCTCACATTCATTGGCATTAGACATAAGACTTACATGAATCTGCTGAGCTTGCTCCTTATCTTCAGGAGTGGTTAAAGAGGAAGTGTGGCAGCCATTAACAGCTTTTGTAATGAAACCCCGACCCTGAGCATAGCGTTCATCCTGCAGATCAGCAAGGAGAGGAAAGTAAGATTTTTTATATGAATAAGATGAACAGCTATTCAAACACTATACTAACTTGTTGTTCCATTGCTTTTGGTCTCAAGTTGCACTAGGGGTGAtttaggttgaatatcaggACAAACGTCTTTACAGAAAGGcttgttaagcactggaataggctctccagagaggtggttgagtcaccatccctgaatgtgtttaaaaactgtttgcatGTGGTGCTCAAGGACATGATtaagcagagggttgttagagttagggtagtatggttaggttgtggttggacttgatgatcttcaaggtctttttcaacctgtgcaattctataattctgtgattctatcacTCCTTTTATTCTGTAAAGGTCAGAAGTTTCTGGTGAGTATTCACAgttaaacaaacacaaatgtttcACACTTATAGAGTGCTAGGAAAATTGTACCTTTTACTAGAATATTGGGGATCTTAGGTCAGGACTGTAAATCACCTTTGGGACTATGTTATGCTTGATCCCTGGAGGCATGCAAGGTCAagctggatgaggccctgggcagcctgatctaataGTTGTCAGACCTGCCCATAGCGGTGGGGTTAGAGtctgatgatctttaagatctcttcttacctaagccattctatgattccatgatcaCTGTCTATGCCACAGTCATATTTGTTTCcatattttaaattatcatATATTAACATGTTTGTGCTCAAAGAATACTGAACTGGATTTTGCATGTCCTCATTCCAAGGAAAATAGAAAGTACTTACAAATTCATTGAATATTTCTGAAGAGAGGTAGTGTATGTAGTGTGAAAGTTTAACTGCCCGATCAAAAAGTTCCGCAAGGGACATCTGACAGTTGACAGATCCACTGGGGCAGATTGGCAAGGAGGTCACTCCTTCCTTGGTCAAAAGCATGTTGGACACCAGAAGAACCGCCAGCAACAAACCTGTTCAAGTTTGGAACAAACCAAAATGGGAACATACTGACACAAGCGTGCATTTGAGAATAgctgtcagaggcagatgttcagGATTCAGGGATGCTGGCTTTGCTCAGACACATGGCTCAGAATACCCAATGTGCTGActcttgaaaataaacagatgatGAAAACACTTCTTAGAttattctttctcccttccatcATCCTACCTGTACAGCAGAACCTCCTACAGAGATTGAGGAGACACTGTAACCTGTGTAACAGTTCACTATATTCCAAAATCTCTACCTATTGTGCCTGACTTTATTACataattataaatgaaaaaaagaaaatcaaacttcTTCTATAGAAAATAGGTTCCTTCTTTTGCAAATATCTGgtattgaaattaattttgtggGAAGGCTTTGATTGTCTTGATTTCTTATTCTATAAATAAGAAAACTCAAGACTTGTTGGTTTAGAAAGTTAAAAGTGATTCTGAAATCATTTACTTCAGAATTATTCGGTTGCTTCTCGACTCTGTGAATAATGACTTTAAGTCATTGCCTTCTGACCAGTGTTGTGAGTAGTGGAGCAGTCAGAATCCAGTCTTTTGTGGGCAAGTATCATATCCTTCAAGTCAATTTTCTGTGACTTTGCTCTGAATAAAGAGAGGATAGGATCAAGCTGCCTTCTAGTTCCAAGAACCGAACACTAGAATTTGAGGTGAAGGCAAGCTTTGCCACTATTGCAAAACTGAGAGGCTGGAAAACCTTAGTTTCTAGAGTTGTTACCCTTCAGCTTCTTCTTAATTCAGTGAAAACTTAAACACAGAAGTTATCAGACAGTGAATGGCAAAAGTCTTACCTTTCAGTGAAGCCCCTCTGTTGCCCATGGTAGGGATTCTGTGAGATGAC
The window above is part of the Coturnix japonica isolate 7356 chromosome 2, Coturnix japonica 2.1, whole genome shotgun sequence genome. Proteins encoded here:
- the PRL gene encoding prolactin; amino-acid sequence: MLLTKEGVTSLPICPSGSVNCQMSLAELFDRAVKLSHYIHYLSSEIFNEFDERYAQGRGFITKAVNGCHTSSLTTPEDKEQAQQIHHEDLLNLVLGVLRSWNDPLIHLASEVQRIKEAPDTILWKAVEIEEQNKRLLEGMEKIVGRVHSGDGGNEIYSQWDGLPSLQLADEDSRLFAFYNLLHCFRRDSHKIDNYLKVLKCRLIHDSNC